A DNA window from Acetilactobacillus jinshanensis contains the following coding sequences:
- a CDS encoding flavodoxin family protein produces the protein MKTLFINASIHRHGHVAKMAHTLIGGMPDITVNLIDKNIKQIGQQGSHQDDFAKICQDVKKADVVILGTPVYCLDMSGYLKTFIDRMSEILVNHLPNPFYGKKIDLVINYEVNPEAVKHISVVVECECHDMHIKYGGAVSSLVEAKKRPL, from the coding sequence GTGAAAACATTATTTATTAACGCTAGTATCCATCGACACGGTCACGTGGCTAAAATGGCACATACTTTGATTGGTGGAATGCCTGATATCACGGTGAACTTAATTGATAAGAACATCAAACAGATTGGCCAGCAGGGTAGTCATCAGGATGATTTCGCGAAAATCTGTCAGGACGTTAAAAAGGCTGACGTGGTTATATTAGGAACGCCAGTATACTGCCTTGATATGTCAGGATATCTGAAAACGTTTATCGATCGAATGAGTGAAATCTTGGTTAACCATCTGCCCAACCCGTTTTATGGTAAAAAGATCGACCTGGTCATTAATTACGAAGTTAATCCGGAAGCCGTCAAGCACATCTCGGTCGTGGTCGAGTGTGAATGCCATGATATGCACATTAAATACGGTGGTGCCGTAAGCTCATTGGTAGAAGCTAAAAAACGACCACTGTAA
- a CDS encoding nucleoside 2-deoxyribosyltransferase, with protein sequence MDQVYLAAPFFSPLQIKRVHAVENALKKNPTVHSFYSPLHYQKADYPQNTVQWGRQIYNLDVQRVHGCKTVVAIIDMDGGDVDSGTSFELGMARQAGKKIVVVKFDPKEHTNLMIGMCCDAYLTSADELAKYDFKSCPTKPFEGKVF encoded by the coding sequence ATGGATCAAGTCTATTTAGCAGCCCCGTTTTTCAGTCCGCTTCAGATCAAACGGGTCCACGCAGTCGAAAACGCGTTGAAAAAGAACCCGACCGTTCACAGCTTTTATTCCCCACTCCACTACCAAAAGGCTGACTATCCACAGAATACCGTTCAGTGGGGCCGGCAAATCTATAATCTGGACGTTCAAAGAGTTCACGGCTGTAAAACGGTCGTTGCCATCATCGACATGGACGGTGGCGACGTTGACAGTGGAACGTCATTCGAATTAGGCATGGCTAGACAAGCCGGTAAAAAGATCGTCGTCGTTAAGTTCGATCCAAAAGAACACACCAACTTGATGATTGGCATGTGCTGTGATGCCTACTTAACCAGTGCTGATGAACTTGCTAAGTATGATTTTAAATCATGTCCAACTAAGCCTTTCGAAGGTAAAGTCTTTTAA
- a CDS encoding deoxynucleoside kinase: MITLAGVIGAGKTSLTEKLSKHLGSKPFYEPVKNNPVLPLFYRGNKLVAEGKWKTNPYTFLLQIYFLNIRFKMIKEAMQEDNNVLDRSIYEDRLFMKMNYEMGNATKPEWDIYQSLLANMMEELPYAAHKKSPDLMILIKVNYHTMLHRIEKRDRPYEQPSQNPALTKYYKNLLKYYAVWAKQYDASPLLIIDGDKYDFVSSHRDLEIVLNKIDKALKKVHAK; the protein is encoded by the coding sequence TTGATCACATTAGCAGGCGTTATCGGAGCTGGAAAGACTAGTCTAACCGAAAAGCTGTCAAAACACCTCGGCTCCAAACCGTTTTATGAACCCGTGAAAAATAACCCCGTTTTACCGCTATTCTATCGTGGTAATAAATTAGTTGCTGAAGGTAAATGGAAGACCAATCCATACACCTTCTTACTGCAGATTTATTTCTTAAACATCCGTTTTAAGATGATTAAAGAAGCCATGCAGGAAGACAACAACGTCTTAGATCGCTCCATTTATGAAGATCGTCTTTTTATGAAGATGAATTATGAAATGGGCAACGCCACCAAACCAGAATGGGATATTTACCAGAGCCTACTGGCCAACATGATGGAAGAACTACCGTACGCAGCTCATAAAAAGTCGCCTGACTTGATGATCCTCATCAAGGTCAATTACCATACGATGCTTCACCGAATCGAAAAGCGTGACCGTCCGTACGAACAACCCAGCCAAAATCCGGCATTGACGAAGTACTACAAGAATTTACTTAAGTACTATGCCGTCTGGGCTAAACAGTACGATGCATCCCCACTCTTAATTATCGATGGTGACAAATATGACTTTGTAAGCAGCCATCGTGACCTAGAGATCGTTCTCAATAAAATCGATAAGGCTTTAAAGAAAGTCCACGCTAAATAA
- a CDS encoding zinc ribbon domain-containing protein → MKTCPHCGQLIKSDAVICPYCGYQQSRISRDEHSNHSYTDPDQNEGQRTHNVLKYSKAKLTGLDWIALILNVLDAGTLFFLGVQGLIRPFYINNVGTFVTVILSLFGFIAICFQIHQNRVNRLPNWASFVAMIGDLSVFFMIFMFNQRVLLISLVILVVALLMFDHELRKTY, encoded by the coding sequence ATGAAAACTTGTCCACATTGTGGTCAGTTAATTAAATCTGATGCTGTAATTTGCCCGTACTGTGGCTACCAGCAATCTCGGATTTCACGAGATGAACATTCAAATCATAGTTATACCGACCCTGATCAAAACGAAGGTCAGCGTACTCATAACGTCCTGAAGTATTCGAAAGCTAAATTGACTGGCTTAGACTGGATTGCTTTGATCCTTAACGTTTTAGATGCAGGAACGTTGTTCTTCCTGGGTGTTCAAGGCTTGATTCGACCGTTCTACATCAATAACGTTGGAACGTTTGTAACCGTAATCCTTAGTCTTTTCGGATTCATCGCAATTTGTTTTCAGATTCATCAAAACAGAGTCAATCGATTGCCGAACTGGGCATCGTTTGTCGCCATGATTGGTGATCTTAGTGTCTTCTTTATGATATTCATGTTTAATCAACGAGTTTTACTGATTAGTCTGGTAATCCTTGTTGTGGCATTGTTGATGTTTGATCATGAATTACGTAAGACCTATTAA
- a CDS encoding nucleoside 2-deoxyribosyltransferase, which translates to MVRVFISAPFFSDNQVNKVKTLEWALKKNPTVDSFYSARLEQGTNSEPGSLQWGKEIYHRDMNGLKSSDVVVAILDFDGHDIDSGTSYEIGQAKALGKPVIALRTDRSKTNLMIGASADASFNSIKPLVDYDFNHVKPNAFKGQLC; encoded by the coding sequence ATGGTAAGAGTATTTATCAGCGCACCGTTTTTCAGCGATAATCAAGTTAATAAAGTTAAGACTTTAGAATGGGCTTTGAAGAAGAATCCCACGGTCGATAGTTTTTACTCGGCTCGTTTAGAACAAGGAACCAACTCCGAACCTGGTAGTTTGCAGTGGGGTAAAGAAATTTATCATCGTGACATGAACGGTTTGAAGTCGAGTGATGTCGTGGTGGCCATTCTGGACTTCGATGGCCATGATATTGATAGCGGCACTTCTTATGAGATTGGTCAAGCTAAAGCTTTAGGCAAACCGGTGATTGCGTTACGGACCGATCGCAGTAAAACTAATCTAATGATCGGTGCCAGTGCCGACGCGTCCTTTAATAGTATTAAACCTTTGGTTGATTATGACTTTAATCATGTTAAACCGAATGCCTTTAAAGGTCAGTTGTGCTAG
- a CDS encoding SDR family oxidoreductase — MTKIALITGGSQGIGKSIAKTLSEDGFAISIVARDKEKIKRSVDYINNHNGDAAGFVADVTKPEDVNRAVENTVERFGGLSVFVNNAGVSYIKPLLRISPKEMKKVLDVNVMGTFYGIQAAANQFIAQNTPGKIINAGSFCGQTGTVNLAADSTSKFAVRGLTQVAAKELAKYHITVNAYCPGIIMTPMAEKDDFMMDRTNHVNKGVELHRAVDQSALKRAGKPQDVANLVSFLASHKSDYVTGQSYVVDGGITYH; from the coding sequence ATGACCAAAATTGCGTTAATCACCGGTGGCAGTCAAGGTATCGGTAAATCCATTGCCAAAACTTTAAGTGAAGATGGCTTTGCAATTTCAATCGTCGCTCGAGACAAAGAAAAGATTAAGCGCTCCGTTGATTACATAAATAATCATAACGGTGACGCAGCAGGTTTCGTCGCGGATGTTACCAAGCCTGAAGACGTTAACCGAGCTGTTGAAAACACCGTTGAAAGATTTGGTGGCTTAAGCGTCTTCGTTAACAACGCCGGAGTTTCATACATCAAACCATTACTTAGAATTAGTCCTAAAGAAATGAAGAAAGTCTTGGACGTTAACGTAATGGGTACGTTCTATGGTATTCAGGCAGCCGCTAACCAGTTCATCGCTCAGAATACACCAGGTAAAATTATTAATGCTGGCTCATTCTGTGGCCAAACTGGTACCGTTAACTTAGCTGCTGATTCAACATCTAAATTCGCCGTTAGAGGTTTAACTCAGGTTGCCGCTAAGGAATTAGCTAAGTACCACATCACTGTTAACGCTTACTGCCCAGGTATCATTATGACACCAATGGCAGAAAAGGATGACTTCATGATGGACCGTACCAACCACGTCAACAAAGGTGTTGAATTACACCGTGCCGTCGATCAATCAGCATTGAAACGAGCTGGAAAGCCTCAGGACGTTGCCAACTTAGTTTCATTCTTAGCTAGCCACAAGTCAGATTACGTAACCGGTCAGTCTTACGTTGTCGATGGAGGTATTACCTATCATTAA
- a CDS encoding transposase: MKQAIVLKTRLYPSQQQGLLFSQVCEQYRKACNYASRVYFKHNCNLSVTAFHCLTYRTIRAKYGLKSQLAVSVPRTIKARYQSVDTQLRHKSYSFQNQNTKQWYHGYKNIGWLWNPIKFNRPQADLVANRDWSLTDNCNHLSVNTLKKRAVLDYYLPKYFKKYLGMTHKLGTAKLLNRQGHWYLHIACTVDTPDFDYHKQTENTVGIDRGLRFLAYTYDNHRHSLSFNGLKIRRKRCHFLKHRAVLQAKGTKSAKRKLKSISGRENRWMTNVNHRVSKALVRHYGKRTTFVLEDLRGVRFSTEQVSKKYRYSQVTWTFYQLEQFLKYKAKLNQSIVIKINPKYTSQRCPHCGRVLAQNRQHHIHKYICEYCEYSSNDDRIGAMNIRWLGQQKVQSIKKHFKPTINPNLIIKDNGQLALF, from the coding sequence ATTAAACAAGCAATCGTATTAAAAACTAGGTTATATCCTAGTCAGCAACAAGGCTTACTATTCTCACAAGTCTGTGAGCAATATCGTAAAGCCTGTAATTATGCTTCAAGAGTTTACTTTAAGCATAACTGTAACCTTTCGGTTACGGCATTCCATTGTTTAACATACCGAACGATACGAGCTAAATACGGACTTAAATCTCAATTAGCAGTATCAGTCCCAAGAACGATTAAAGCCCGATACCAAAGTGTAGATACGCAACTTCGGCACAAGTCTTATTCGTTTCAAAATCAGAACACTAAACAGTGGTATCACGGTTATAAGAATATTGGTTGGCTGTGGAACCCGATTAAATTTAATCGACCTCAAGCTGACTTAGTAGCTAACCGTGACTGGAGTTTGACTGATAACTGTAATCATTTATCAGTCAATACCCTTAAAAAGCGTGCTGTCCTTGATTACTATTTACCAAAATATTTTAAGAAATATCTCGGTATGACACATAAGTTAGGCACAGCTAAGTTGCTTAACAGACAAGGACACTGGTACTTGCATATTGCATGTACTGTTGATACCCCAGATTTCGATTATCATAAGCAAACTGAGAATACCGTAGGTATTGACCGTGGATTAAGATTTTTAGCGTATACTTATGATAATCATAGGCACTCATTGAGCTTTAACGGCTTGAAGATTAGACGTAAACGGTGTCATTTCTTAAAGCACCGTGCAGTCCTACAAGCTAAGGGAACTAAATCAGCAAAACGTAAATTAAAATCAATAAGTGGACGAGAAAACCGTTGGATGACCAATGTAAACCACCGTGTCAGTAAGGCACTCGTCAGACATTATGGCAAACGAACTACGTTCGTTTTAGAAGATTTACGTGGCGTTAGATTTAGCACTGAACAGGTATCTAAGAAATACCGTTACTCGCAAGTAACTTGGACGTTCTACCAATTAGAACAGTTTCTTAAATACAAAGCAAAACTCAACCAGTCAATCGTGATTAAAATTAATCCTAAATACACTAGTCAGCGTTGCCCGCATTGCGGACGAGTTCTAGCTCAAAATCGTCAGCACCATATCCATAAGTATATCTGTGAATACTGTGAATATAGCTCGAATGACGACCGTATCGGAGCAATGAACATTAGATGGCTCGGTCAGCAAAAAGTGCAATCAATCAAGAAGCACTTCAAGCCAACGATTAATCCTAATCTGATTATCAAAGATAACGGGCAACTCGCCTTGTTTTAA
- a CDS encoding NUDIX hydrolase, with translation MSKALRPERAIKPGTIKTINSFMKLKHETVKIPYTNRLAGRDTILHAPDVAGVVIAKKDGKPQIILEKQWRQSVNEFTLETPAGKLDPRDADHPHHAFMREMNEELRVVPQTVKLLTPKALYGSPGCTDEATYFYYATDLKPVDKDLPRDLGEYMKLEYYTMPQALKLMTSGKVRDMKTNLAILYWLKIANEK, from the coding sequence ATGTCGAAAGCACTTCGACCGGAACGAGCTATTAAGCCCGGTACAATCAAAACGATTAATTCGTTCATGAAGTTAAAACATGAAACTGTCAAAATTCCGTACACCAACCGATTAGCTGGTCGTGACACGATCTTACACGCCCCTGACGTCGCTGGTGTAGTCATCGCCAAAAAAGACGGCAAACCACAAATAATCTTAGAAAAGCAGTGGCGACAATCGGTTAATGAATTTACGCTAGAAACTCCAGCTGGGAAGCTTGATCCACGAGATGCTGATCATCCCCATCATGCTTTTATGCGTGAAATGAACGAAGAACTTCGGGTCGTTCCACAGACCGTAAAACTGTTAACACCCAAAGCATTATACGGAAGTCCAGGCTGCACTGATGAAGCCACCTACTTCTATTACGCCACGGATTTAAAACCCGTTGATAAGGATCTGCCACGTGATTTAGGTGAATACATGAAGCTTGAATACTACACGATGCCACAAGCCCTTAAGTTAATGACCTCTGGTAAGGTCCGTGACATGAAGACTAATCTGGCAATTCTATATTGGTTAAAGATTGCGAACGAAAAATAA
- a CDS encoding universal stress protein, whose product MSKSENDFRFKRIMVGMDGSSDSVLAFRYAVSRVKNTDDLLILCTVMSERHENVFQSLEPSFVYGESDDAVKYLNKYKKFAEKQGVKHVKLVLDEGESAGEVIIKDVIPHVEPDLLIIGSKSKKGIAKRFGSQAAYMAKYANIPVMIVR is encoded by the coding sequence ATGAGTAAATCAGAAAATGACTTCAGATTTAAGCGGATTATGGTCGGAATGGATGGTTCCTCCGATTCCGTATTGGCATTTCGTTATGCAGTCAGCCGAGTCAAAAACACTGACGATCTATTAATTTTATGTACCGTAATGAGTGAACGGCACGAAAACGTATTCCAAAGCCTCGAACCAAGCTTCGTTTACGGTGAAAGTGACGATGCCGTCAAGTATCTCAATAAATATAAGAAATTTGCTGAAAAGCAGGGCGTTAAGCACGTTAAATTAGTTCTTGATGAAGGTGAATCCGCTGGTGAAGTCATCATTAAGGACGTTATTCCGCATGTTGAACCCGATTTACTGATCATTGGATCAAAATCTAAGAAAGGGATTGCTAAGCGCTTCGGTAGTCAAGCCGCATATATGGCTAAGTATGCAAACATTCCGGTAATGATCGTTCGCTAA
- a CDS encoding dihydrolipoyl dehydrogenase family protein, producing the protein MSKKYDYDVIYIGAGVGSVNGAVPLANRGYKVAIVESQAIGGTCPNWGCTAKYTLDAPAQLAYRANQFSHIYGGNILHVNWKRDMARKHRNIDSGPATGMEHRIKAAGIKTYMTHGTLLDNHTVKVDDQKITADKLVLVPGMTPHHLNVPGTELTHDSRNFLSLDDLPKRMVVIGTGYVGIELATVANAGGADVTVMMHHDRPLRGFYEPFADQLVKSLEKQGMHFVKSAKVAGFKKSGNHLVVEYGDHQELATDYVLDASGRVPNLKHLGLENTNVKYNRHGIEVNGYMQTSVPNVYATGDAIDSKIEKLSPTATYETKYLTRLLTGETNKPMAMPAVPTAVYSSPRIAKVGVDVDQAKAGNQKHPGNFKIVTKDLRNHMWYKATGQTHVAARALVFNRFNRLVGAEEISGRADDAISMLAILISLHATNEQIENMVRLFPSQASDLLSDF; encoded by the coding sequence ATGAGTAAAAAATATGACTATGACGTAATTTACATCGGCGCTGGTGTTGGATCAGTCAACGGTGCCGTACCGTTGGCCAACCGTGGCTACAAGGTTGCGATCGTTGAATCGCAAGCTATCGGTGGTACTTGTCCGAACTGGGGCTGTACAGCTAAATATACTTTAGATGCGCCCGCTCAGTTAGCTTACCGAGCTAACCAGTTCTCACATATCTACGGTGGCAATATACTACACGTTAACTGGAAACGTGACATGGCACGTAAGCACCGCAATATTGATAGTGGTCCGGCCACCGGAATGGAACACCGGATCAAAGCCGCCGGGATTAAGACTTATATGACTCACGGGACCTTATTGGATAACCATACCGTTAAGGTCGATGATCAAAAGATTACCGCTGATAAATTAGTCTTGGTCCCAGGGATGACACCGCACCATTTAAACGTTCCCGGAACTGAACTAACTCATGATAGCCGGAACTTCCTATCATTAGATGATTTACCGAAACGGATGGTTGTGATCGGTACCGGTTACGTTGGGATCGAATTGGCAACCGTTGCGAATGCTGGTGGTGCTGACGTCACCGTCATGATGCACCATGATCGCCCGTTACGTGGCTTCTATGAACCATTTGCTGATCAATTGGTTAAGAGCCTAGAAAAACAGGGGATGCACTTCGTTAAGAGTGCTAAAGTTGCTGGCTTCAAGAAGTCGGGTAACCACTTAGTTGTTGAATACGGTGATCATCAGGAATTAGCTACTGACTATGTCTTAGACGCCAGTGGCCGAGTACCAAACCTTAAACATTTAGGCTTAGAAAATACCAACGTTAAATACAACCGTCATGGAATTGAAGTTAACGGCTACATGCAGACCAGCGTACCAAATGTTTACGCTACTGGGGATGCGATCGACAGCAAGATTGAAAAGCTGTCACCAACCGCTACTTACGAAACCAAGTATTTAACTCGCTTATTGACGGGTGAAACCAATAAACCAATGGCAATGCCTGCTGTACCGACGGCCGTCTACTCGTCACCACGAATTGCGAAAGTTGGAGTCGATGTGGATCAGGCTAAAGCAGGTAACCAGAAGCATCCCGGCAACTTTAAGATTGTTACCAAAGATCTACGAAATCACATGTGGTACAAAGCTACCGGCCAGACACACGTTGCCGCTCGAGCATTAGTCTTTAACCGTTTTAACCGATTAGTTGGTGCTGAAGAAATCAGTGGCCGTGCCGATGATGCCATTAGTATGCTCGCTATCCTGATTTCATTACACGCCACCAATGAACAAATCGAAAACATGGTTCGCTTGTTCCCATCACAGGCGAGTGACTTATTGAGTGATTTTTAA
- a CDS encoding amino acid permease: protein MVRHARHLQRELTPRKIQMIALGGAIGVGLFMGSASTIDWTGPSVLIDYAIAGLVMYLIMRALGEMLYIKPVTGSFADFATKYMHPVFGYLSAWSNIFEWVMVGMSEVVAMGVYCSFWWPNLPKWIPSLIAIVFLESINLVSVRSFGTLEYWFSFIKVFTIILMIIAGFGVILFGFGNGMHPTGISNLWTHGFFAGGVKGFFFAFAIVLASYQGIVEFMGTTAGEAKNPKRSIIKATQSTIYRILIFYIGSIFVIISIYPWNELKTIGSPFVEIFVKLGITVAAGIINFVVLTAAFSGCNSGIYNISRMAYALAKKHELPKSFAKLNRRGVPYIAVLAVAIGLLLGVVLSIVLPMVLNDGSKVFVMIYSSSVLPGMVPWFVILVSQLKFRKQESPAIIQKHPFKMPFSPTSNYFVFIMLGLTVIFMALNPDTQIPLLLGVVFLIIMTIIYYAKYNKQVTK from the coding sequence ATGGTTCGACATGCTAGACATCTTCAACGTGAGTTAACACCGCGAAAAATTCAGATGATCGCCCTTGGTGGAGCGATTGGTGTTGGTTTGTTTATGGGCTCGGCTTCCACGATTGACTGGACCGGACCTTCAGTTTTAATTGACTATGCTATAGCTGGACTCGTTATGTATCTGATTATGCGAGCTCTAGGTGAAATGTTATACATCAAGCCCGTCACGGGATCATTTGCCGATTTTGCTACTAAATATATGCACCCGGTATTCGGTTACCTGTCAGCTTGGAGTAACATCTTCGAATGGGTCATGGTCGGCATGAGTGAAGTTGTCGCCATGGGTGTCTACTGCAGTTTCTGGTGGCCAAACCTACCGAAATGGATCCCAAGTTTAATCGCAATCGTCTTCTTAGAAAGCATTAATCTAGTTTCGGTCAGATCATTCGGGACTCTTGAATACTGGTTTTCGTTTATTAAGGTCTTCACCATTATTCTAATGATCATCGCTGGATTTGGTGTGATCCTCTTTGGCTTCGGTAACGGGATGCATCCCACTGGCATCAGTAACCTTTGGACCCACGGCTTCTTTGCCGGCGGCGTAAAAGGTTTCTTCTTCGCCTTTGCGATCGTTTTAGCTTCATATCAAGGCATCGTTGAATTCATGGGTACGACCGCTGGTGAAGCTAAGAACCCAAAGCGGTCGATCATTAAAGCTACTCAGTCGACCATTTATCGAATCTTAATCTTTTACATTGGTTCTATTTTCGTAATCATCAGTATTTACCCTTGGAACGAATTAAAGACCATCGGTTCGCCATTTGTTGAAATTTTCGTTAAGTTAGGCATTACAGTGGCTGCCGGAATCATTAATTTTGTTGTTTTGACCGCAGCCTTCTCAGGTTGTAATTCAGGAATCTATAACATCAGTCGCATGGCTTACGCACTAGCTAAGAAGCACGAATTACCGAAGAGCTTCGCTAAATTGAACCGACGCGGTGTTCCATACATCGCGGTTCTTGCCGTTGCGATTGGTCTGTTATTAGGTGTCGTTCTAAGCATCGTTCTACCAATGGTTCTTAACGATGGCAGCAAAGTCTTCGTTATGATTTACAGTTCAAGTGTTCTACCTGGCATGGTACCGTGGTTCGTAATTTTGGTCAGCCAGCTGAAATTCAGAAAACAAGAAAGTCCGGCAATTATTCAAAAACATCCATTCAAGATGCCGTTCTCACCAACCAGTAATTACTTCGTCTTTATCATGTTAGGATTGACCGTTATCTTTATGGCTTTAAACCCTGATACCCAGATTCCGTTACTGTTAGGTGTCGTCTTCTTAATCATTATGACGATTATCTACTACGCTAAATATAACAAACAGGTAACGAAGTAA